GTCGGGTCAAAGAAGTGATAGGGGACCAAGCCGTGGCCtggcaatgcatggtgtccgCCATCTCGCGACGACCAAGTACTGAGCCCTCTACCACTGCCGAGGatggcttatagcaattaacaaCCCCAGCCCTGGCTCCGGGTGGTGGGGGACTCGCCGAGGAGGCGAGTTGTGAGGATTTGGAAAAAGTTCTTGTGGGCTCCGATCTGGAAAGattttttcaggtcggctcaGAACTGCTGCCCCAAGAGAAGAAAATGCTGATTGATTTTCTCAGAAAAAATGTGgacgtgtttgcatgggacaCCTATGAGGCTCCGGGGGTCGATCTGAATTTCATTTGCCACCATCTTAATGTTAGTCCGGCCGTGACACCTAAGAAACAACCTCTTCGGCGATCGTCGAAAGAGCATGCAGATGCGGTGAGGGAGGAGGtgatgaaattaaagaaaacaggggctatcaaagaagttttttacccCGAGTGGCTGGCCAATACAGTTGTGGTGAAGAAGATGAGTGGGAAATGGCGAGTCTGTGTGGACTTCATAGACCTGAATAAGGCCTGCCTGAAGAATCCTTTTcctatgcctcggatagacCGATTGGTGGATTCGACCGTGGGACACCCTCAAATGAGCTTCTTAGAcgcctttcaaggataccatcaaatacccCTGGCTGCTGATGATCAAGAAAAAACGGCTTTTGTCACCCCTGttggaaactaccactataaggtgCCGCCCTTTGGCTTGAAGAACGTCGGGTCGACCtaccagaggatgatgaccaggatgtttgaactACAGATGGGCAAGAGCATCGAAgtctatatagacgacatggtagTGAAGAGTAAGTTAGTGTCTGATCACGTGAGGGACCTCGGCGAtgtctttgaaattttgagaaagTACAGGCTGCGCCTGAACACGTCCAAATGTTCGTTCGGAGTGGGATTagggaaattcttaggttaTATGATAACCCATAAAGGTATTGAAGTCAGCCCCGACCAGATTAGAGATATCCATAGCATGCAGCCCCCTTGGAACCCCAAGGAGGTCCAAAaactcactggcatgattgccGCCTTGAATCGTTTTATCTCTCGATCGGCGGATAGATGTAGgcctttctttctcttattaAACAAGTGGAGAAGGTTCGAGTGGACTGAAGAATGTGCCCTAGCCTTCCAACAGCTCAAAGAATACCTGTCTCGGTCGCCAATTATGTCAAGTCCCGAGGCCGATGAGGTTTTATTCGCCTACATTGCTGTAGCCCCTCATGCAATCAGCCTGGTGCTGATCCGGGTGGACAATGGCATACAACGGCCTGTCTAATACGTGAGCAAGTCGTTGCATGAGGTAGAGATCCGTTACCTCCCCCTGGAAAAGGCCATCTTGGCGATTGTGCAAGTCACGAGaaagctcccccactatttccaaGCACACATCGTTGTTGTGTTAACCCAACTCCCGCTCAGGTCAATACTCAGAAGTGCCGATTACACAGGAAGAATAGCTAAGTGGGGGACCATTCTTGGTACCTTCGACATTAGATACATGCCTCGCAGCGCTGTGAAGGGCCAAGTCCTCGCGGACCTAGTAGCTGAGTTTGCTGAACCCTCACCAGAAGAGGGGGGAGAGGTACCAAGCACGGACAAGAAATTGGTCGGCACAGTCTCTCAGCAAAGTCCCGCCTGTTGGAAAGCATATGTGGATGGCGCGGCAAATTAAAGGGGCTCTGGGGTGGGGCTTGTCCTGATTTCCCCCAAGGGGATCACCATCGAAAAATCGCTAAGACTAGGCTTCTCGGCCACGAATAACGAGGCTGTCTATGATCGAGAAATTGGGCGGGAAATCCATAAACATGTTCTCAGACTCAAGACTTGTTGAAGGACAAGTAAATGGGGAATTGGAGGCGAaagatgaaagaatgcaagagtacctaGTCCAAGTTAAGCGCTTGCAGGCACGTTTCAATTATTTTAGCCTAATGCATGTATCCAGGAGTGGAAACATCCATGTTGATTCCCTTGCCATGCTAGCCACCTCCTCGGCACAATGCCTACCTCGAGTTATACTCGTAGAAGATCTACCCAGGCCCTCGGTGGTGAAAACCGAGTTAATGCATGTTCACAGCGTCAGGGTAGGGCCTAGCTGCATGGATCCTCTAGTACTGTTTTTAAAGGACGACGTCTTACCCGAAGAGAAGAGCGAGGCCgacaagattagaagaaagGCTTCTCGATTCTGGCTGTCTGAGGACTTGAAACTGTATAAGCGCTCATTTTCAGGACCGTACTTGCTATGCGTACACCCAGATACCACAGAGCTTATCCTAGAGGAATTGCACGAAGGAATTTGTGGGAGCCATACAGGGGGTAGATCCTTGTCCCATAGGGCCATAAcccaaggttattggtggccgagcatgcaaAAAGAGGCGCACAAATACATGAAAAAGTGCGACTAATGCTAGAGGTTCGTCCCAAATATACATCAACCAGGCGGGACCCTCGATTtgctgtccagcccttggccattcgtGCAATGGGGCCTGGATATCCTAGGACCATTTCCTAAAGCAGTGGGGAACAAAAGGTTCCTTCTCATCGGCAcagattatttcacaaaatgggtcgaagctgagctactggcaaacattagagacgtagatgccaagaaatttatttggaagAGCATCGTCACCAGGTTCGGAGTCCCTCACACCCTAATCTTGGACAACAGTCTCCAGTTTGATAGTAAAGCTTTTAGAAGGTATTGCAGCGAGCTGGGAATTGCGAATAGATACTTCACATCGGTTTACCCACAGGggaatgggcaggctgaagctgtcaACAAAGTCATAGTAAATGGGCTGAAGAAGAGGTTAGATgacgcgaaaggaagatgggtagaagaattGCCCTATGTCCTGTGGACGTACTGCACCACGCCACGCAGATCCACAGGGGAaacccccttttcaatgacctatggaGCTGAGGCCGTCATTCCTCTAGAGACAAATTTCCCAACACTGAAGACCAACACATTCTGTCCTAATGCTAACAACAGGCTGCTGGAAAAAAGTTTGGACCTtatcgaggaaagaagggagagagaaattgtCCAACTCGCCTACTACCAacataaactcaagcaaggttatgatgccaaGGTGAAGCTAATACCCATAGCACTTGGGGATTTGGTATTAAGGAATGTTTTGGGCACTGCAAGAAATCCCGCATGGGGAAAGCTTggaccaaattgggaaggcCCATATCGTATCGCCTCGATGGCTAGCATAGGGGCAtactttttagaagatttggatgaacatgtAGTGCCAcgtccttggaatgtaaataacctgaaaatgtactattattaatgaaagttcgTATTCTTGGTGCCACCCACTGTGCATTTTTacttaagtgttaaacagaatccaagttCTGCGTGGCTCCTCAGATCATAGactagggggaaattaaccacttcgtgtttttatctaagtgttaaacagaacccaagtttcgcgtggctcctcggacctcagacctcggaccacagactagggggaaattaaccactccgcgtttttatctaagtgttaaacagaacccaagttcCGCATgactcttcggaccacagactagggggaaattaaccactccGCGTTtgtatctaagtgttaaacagaacccaaattCTGCGTGGCTTCTCGGACCATAGactagggggaaattaaccactctGTGTTtgtatctaagtgttaaatagaacccaagttccacatggctcctcggaccacagactaaagggaaattaaccactccgtgtttttatctaagtgttaaatagagcCCAAGTTCcccgtggctcctcggaccacagactagggggaaattaaccacttcGCATTtgtatctaagtgttaaacagaacccaagttcCGCATGGCTTCTCAGACCACAGACTAGGGGGAAATCAACTATTCTGCGTTtgtatctaagtgttaaacagaacccaagttctgcgtggctcctcggaccatagactagggggaaattaaccattGCGCAGTTTTTTTTATCttagtgttaaacagaacccaagttccgcatggctccttggatcacagacttggggaaaattaaccactacaccgtttttatctaagtgttaaacagaacccaagtcctgcgtggctcctcggatcacaggctagggggaaattaaccactacgcagtttttacctaagtattaaatagaaccaaATCCTGCGtgactcctcagaccacaggcttgggggaaactAATCGCGACTTCATTCATTCATACTTAGTCGTATTACTTAAACTACGAGTAATGGTTTATCCTCGAAAATCTAGTAACATGGTCAAAATTCATTCACAATAAAGGCAAAAATGGAAGTAGTAAAACAAGattcaaagaagaaattatatcaTTCATTAGGCTCCGAGATGTATCTTCTTACAAATGTTGGCAAAAACTAAGGAAATGAAGGACAAAAGAAAACAACTACAAGAAAAGTCCTACACTAATGTCCTAGGCTTTATCTTGGGCTGAGTTCTTTGCAGGGACCTCTGCCTCGGGATGATCACCTCCTACCGAGGGCTTGGGCTCGGCCTCCCTGGCTTGCGCTACAACATCCCTTATAGTAAGGGCGTCCTTAGGTGATTTGTCCTTAGCTGGTAGCTGTACCTCTTCATTCCCCCCTTTTTCTTCAGGAACGATAGAGCCGGGAACGGTGGACGGGGCAGAAGGAGGCTCCTCAGGAGGAACCGAATCCGGAATCTCACGAATATCCTCAAGGAAGAAGATATTCTCGATCTTCCTAAGGTTGGAGTCCGCAGGAATTGCCACCCGGTCCAAAGCTACCCCCCAGGACATGGTTATGTAGTCTCTGCAGACGGCAACCACTTCCTCGGTCAACCTGGCTTCAGTATCCGCAACCCCGCACTCATAGGAGGCTGCCACCGCAGCCTCAGCCGCCTCCCTGGCCAAACGAGCCGCCTCCTTTGCCTGCAATAGCTGTGCCTTGAGGTCCGAGACCATTTGCTTCTCGGTCGCAAGGTTTATCTCTGATAGATGAAGTTGCTGGCGTATATCCTCAGCCTGCTTCGTTGTAGTCTTGAGGCCCGCCTCGGCGCTGTCTCGGGCCTTAAGTGCCTTCTTGATTTCCTTGCCCAAGTGCTCCTTTTCCAACCTAAGAGCACCCGCAGCCTTCTCCGCGGCAAGGCGAGATTGAACCTCAGTGTTCAGCTCTTCCCGAGAGCTCTTAGCCCACTCTTCAGCCACGAAGATTTGTTGGGTGACCTGCACAGAAGAAACAAGAGAATCACTAAAGATGAAAACGATGGGTAAACAAGCATGGAATAAAGGACTTGAACAAGGAAGAGTTTCCGTCTTACCATGGCCAGATCTCTCTTCAATGACATGAAGAGATCCGGTTGCCGGGTGGCTCGGAGCCCCTCCATGTCACGAGGAAGAAGGGAGGGCTGCTGCAGGGCCTCGACGAGGTAAGACACTTGCCCTCTCTAGGACTCCCAAAGGGTTGTGTCCCACGAGATAGGGGCGTCGTCTAGCTCCAGGCGCGGGGACCAGGTGCGCTGTTCCCTTTTAATAGCCGCCTCCTCTCGGCTATCAATGGACTTTGCTCTCTTGTCCTTTTGCCCTTTCTCTGTTGTTTGGCCTTTTGAGGGCCTACCTCACCTTCCACCAATTCCTCCACTGGCCTCTTCCGCCTCAGATTGGGAAGAGGTTGTAGCGCAGGGTCAGTGGAagaaggaagaggaggaggaagttTAGCTAGAACCTGCTCTTTGGGGGTGTCGTTGGAGAATTGCCCcttgtttttatttgataagaGGCCCCTCAGACCAGACCTCGACTTCAAGTCCATATCCTCCTCTTCAACCTTTTGGCTCGTGTCAATCTGAGCAATTATCAGGCCAGGAGTATGAGCCGCTGAGAAATGATCAAGATCCGAGTCGGAATCCGAGAGCTCTACAGGCCTAGTTGACACCTCTCCCTCCTCGGCGAAGTGGAATTGGTTGATTTCAGCCTCAAGAGATGAATGCGAGGAGTCAACTCCTTCTCCTGGGGTGGCTACCTCTTGGAGAACGCGCTGAACGGGCAGTTGGACTGGTGGTAGGTCTTTCCGAGCAAGGAAGCCTGGTTTAGAGACGTCAATACGGGCTAATTGGGGACTTCCAGCCCTTATGGCTTGACCCACGTCCACAAAAGCGCGAGAAAGGGGCTCGTAGTCCAAGATAAGGGGAGCGGCACGCAGTTGCCCGTCCTCGCTCACAAAGATCTCGGACCTTAGAAGGAAGTTGAGGGCTTGGACGTTGACCAAACTTATCCTTCGAGTTGTTTGTTCCTTGTCTGCAAAATACCCAAAGGAAGGGTTATGTCAGTCTGAGAAGGCaaataatcaaaaccaaaatcgAAATAAGTGAGAAGAAAGCTCAAAACTAAGATCCCCGCCGAGGGATCTGACCCTATAGTGCCCTACCTGGTGTTCCCGCCCTAACTGGACAGTGAAGACCATCATGCCATGCTCTGGAGACAATCAAATGGTcatccttcaagcctttgttggacttgggaaggcaggatatcaGCCTCACCTCATCGGACCTGGATTTCAGGTAGTACGACTCATTGAGGCAATGACATTCGTACAAGTGAACTACATCGTGCCATgagaggccgaggttcatctgttCGTTTAGAGCGTTTACGCACCCTAGGATCCGGAACATGTTAGCGGTGCACTGGTGGGGGGCCAGCCTATGACCGTGCAAATAGTCCCTAGTTATCCTCCCTATGGGgatcgtcattcctccttctatgaAAGCTATCATTGGAATGGCGACTTGCCCCGTCTCTTTCTTGGTTAAGATCTGGCTCGAGGAGCAATATTCTAGACCTACTCCCGGCGGGATATGGTATTTGGCCCTGAAACCTTCTATACCGGCCGGAGAATCTACCAGTTTCTGAAACTTACCCATCCTACTAACCCTAGGTGATACGAAGAAGGTTTACTTAGGGAAGGAAGCCGGGAAAGGAAACAGAGAGGAAAAGTTAAGGAATACGGGAAATGAACACTTACGGGAGCAAAGATCCTAAACCTCTCGAGCTTTCGAAGAACTTGCCGAAAATCCTCACGGAAGTGGCTATGGACTTTTGAATGTTTTGCAAGAGGAAGTACTGGAATGCTCTGGGTCGTTTGAGTGCTTTTTCTAAAAAGAGGAAGTAATTCCTCTCAGAAGCCTTATATAGCAAGGAGAAACTGAACCGGATTACTCCCGCTCAAAGAATTGGGGAAATATCAACCGTTGATTAGGCGCCCCACCGTTGGATGCGGGGGTTATAAAGCCGCCTGGCGCAATTAATAGCGCCTCATGGGTTACGAAATGCCAGTAGCAATAATGAGACACGTGAGGCTGTACTTCCACACGCGTGAGTCAAGAAATTATAATAAGTTATCCCATAAGTATCAAAATCCCaccttttctcctcggataagagggaaaacccgaaattttgaggggctattgtaggggcaaaggcccaaGATCATACAATGAGCCTTGGGTCCCGTATGGGAAATTCGACCACGTCCGAGAAGAAGATGTGGGTGCCAAAAGGGCTCCCGACGCAATTCTTGTGGGCCTGAAGATGTTTAAAAGGTGGTTCGAGGAAAAATGTCTCATCAGACGTACcaaatatggctcaaacatgcactctgCCTGCTAGAAGGACCCACCCCAATGAGCATTAGTAACAAggatgagtcccacaagccCGTAAGAAGGAAGAAAGCGTAGGATGCCAAGGGTGAGGCtgcagctgccacattaaatgcatgacagctacttttctggctgcattaatgtggagaggacttgtgaacagtgttgccttggctaccacaacttaCAGAAAGATGGGagggatgtccgatgggacagacactcaagtgaaggttcagatgatcaacaagttaAAGGCCTTGATGACTTCAAGAAGACTATATAAGAAAGGGGAGTCCCTATGAAGAAGGGGACGGAGAAAAAAAGGAACTTAGAACAGAAGAACAGTGCAAGAACCATAGCCTTTGAGCAGGGACCGGTATACATCCTCCacgtctcctcggactgaaTATCTAACAGACATGAAGGAGATTTTCTTACTTTCAATTGTTGCATGGCCCAATTTTAGCTAGAATACACTTCGTTAAGGTTTAGTTCTgtagcccactctctataaattcattgtttcgggctccttgggccagaaccccatacctgttgggcctgggccctGAATTGTGACCCTACAGTTATGAGGAAAAGGTTTTGAAGTATTCCATGACCGATTGAAGACGATGTATGTTGAAGTTAGCAACATTAAATTcactaattttcaatttaagtAAAGATTGAGATTTGATGTATTCTAGCTTGTAGGACAACttggaaaattatttgcaaagtttttagcaactttttggATAGTGTTTGTAGTTGGCTTATGAAAATACTCAAATATGTTGGTTTTTATATTTGCATGTTTGAGTAGGTTTTAGTCAAACAGTGATCATATATGTGATATGTTATTAACATTATGAAAATATGTTTAATGAAGTTCTACTTTCTATTTAATTTCTTAGAAGTTTCATTTGAGGATGTTTGGGccatttttaactctttaatcTTTTTGCAAATTTTGCATTTCTCAATGAGGATATTTCCATATCTTGAAGAGTAGTAgtataaaaactgaaaacatagatatatatatatatatatatatatatatagatacactTTAACATAAATGGTCAAAGTTCTTGAATGATTGAAACTAGTATGTACTTGTGttgtgtttaaaaattattcccacttatgcgttattttaaggAAACCAAAAACTGAAGTCCAAAAGCTGAAGGAATATGTATCGTTTACTTGAATATGAGTTCTCACTTCTCAGGGCATCATCAATGGTAAGGCAATTGTCTCAAGTTGAATAATTCCAATGTTGcattacaattaaaatttgatcCAAGAGAGTAGTagacaagaaaaaaatttgatccaaatatgaacaaaattttattagaatgtACACTTTGATCGCAACCATAATAATAAGAGTTATATTGAAATACACTTTGATTACAATGTCATAATAACATGATAGTTTTGCACTTGGTGTGTCTCTTGCTTCTTGACAATACATTCCCTCCACAATCTGCAATTTTTTAGTCATAGCTTGATCACTTTGACTTGTCACATGTTATACAACTTGCTCCACCCTTTCCTGGAATGATATCTCTTCATTATGTAAGTTCTTTTGTTATCAAAGCTCTAGAATCCCAAGTTTTATGACACATGAAATGTAGTCACCTGATGATGATTCAAAATGTAGAGTATCTTGCACTTTGACAGTCTATCCCCTCAAGTAATTGATGATATAAAATAATGCAAGATGTATACAAAGAATTGATGAAACCTATAGGAAATATCCAAAAAATGTCAATCCTTCATATATTattcatagtggattcaaaaCCACTTAAACTTTCATGAAATTTCCTGCTCTAACAATACCAAGCTCTGTTGCAAGAGAATCATTACTCACAGTGTTAGTAGGATGGCTTGAAAATGCCACGATACTAAATATGGATATGAGGGAAAACATGTAGAAAAGAATCATTATGAATGTCATTGGCATGAATAGACTGAGACAATGACAAGGATAAGTACTAGGCTGTAACATATTAAGACAAACAGATGAAAATATGTATCatagaaaaatgataaacaGCTTAGTGCAGTAGCTCACAGTGGAAGGTAACTTTGGAACAAAACAATTGGTGCTAGCAGTTTACAAAAACTTTTTCCCTATAATATGACTAACTAATTGTAAATAATCATACCGATCCTTGCCCTAATTCAATGAGGATGGAATattaattaggatttttttattataaaaaaattgataattacatTACCATCCAATGGATTTTAAACCCACAACTTCAGcctccaccttgctcttacaTGGTGAGGAGATTCCTTTTAAGTTATAACTCATGGGCACCATAACTATGCTATCTTTATAGTCTTAGATCCCCTACATAAGTTAATGGTGCTGTGCCATATCTTTGGTTAATTATTGAATTCTATATGGTCATCTCCGCAGAGAACAAAATGTTCTCCTTTTAATGTATATCACATACCATATCTGCAAATCAAGAACATTGATTTCCTCCATTTCCAAACATATGCCTTCTACTAATAAAGCCATCCATTGATCAGATAGAAGGCTAATTTGCTTTAATACCTCATAGCAAAACCATCTCCATCGCAAACATTAAATCAACTAACTAAATTCAAGGTATCAACTATCCTAACTATCAATACGGAGctatcaatttattaatattgtGCTAGATGCAAACAACTAAATGAAAAGCAAAGATAAAATAGCAAATTAGAAAATGAGGCACACAAAGGGAAGAGTTTTTACTCAAGTATATGCATAAACACCAATGATACAAGCAAATCATAATAAATGATACAGGCAAATCATAATAGGTTTATAAAAATCACTCATGCTTTTCATATATGTTGTCATTTTCATGTCTTTTTTCTTAACTTATGCAAAGCATATGGGCATTTTTCAGTAATTAAATATTCACTCATCATAGTAGCTTTGCTTAtggttttccatttttttttttttttttctgatttttcatccTAGTCTTAAGAAACTTGGGTGTGGTATCAAAATAGCGCATAAATCTCATAGCTTTTAGAACAGATTCGGATCAAAACACCTATATCTCACAAAGCTGAAACAACCACCAGCTTATTACAATCAATCCCGAAAGCTCAAAACTAACAACTAAAAATACCCACTCAAAAAAGAAGCCAGATTCAACaccaataaatcaataaaaaaaaaaaagtagtatcaaaatttttttcccttcgtttttccagcaaccaaacaaagcttatcaataaaaaatgagagagagagagagagagagagagagagagagagagagagagagagagagagagagaacttatGGCAATGGCTGAGCAAGCAGAGCAATTCGGTGATGTTGGGCTATGAGACGTGGCCCGTGCGACAACGATGCTTCTTATGAGGGTCTTGGCTGCTGCGGCGATGGCAGGGTTGAGAGAACGAGGCTTGAAGATGGGTTGGCGGAGAGAGATTTCGAAATTTTTTGATCAGATGGGTTTGCTAAGAGTAAATTGTATATTTTAACCATAGTTGAGTTTGCTTGAGTCAAGGGTTTTATATTTAAGTTGATGTGGCACTTATTCGCTGACGTGGCATTTCGGTATTGGTTGGCATAAAAGTTGTATTTTAAGCCAGCTCCGGACGTAAGTTATTCTCATATTTTAAACACGTGCTCATTCATAATTTACCCcatattatttcaaaaatagaaatagagagagaacatGTCAAAATTAGTATATTAATCCCTAAACATCATTAAGGAGAGGAATGAGAAAAGTTGTGATGAGAGAAGATAGACGAGAGAGAATTAGGgagtggagagagagaataagggCCTAAATGACTAACAGAAGGGGATAGACCTAATGGTGTTTAAAGAGCAAGTTGGGATTAGGAACCAAGTTggccaattttgaaaatttttggatttggttGGTATTAGCCAAAATCATAGGTAGGTTACTGAAATTTATTATACTTTcgttttttcaatttcaaatgttTAAGATGTGCATTCCATATGTTTCAAGGATTCAAAcctttatctatttttaatgtaatttttttttaaagaattccaTCAACTTAGTGTATCCATTCTTAATGATACTTGCCTCTTCTTATACCAGGGAACCTACGATATGAGGGCCCATCTTACAGGAAGAGTAGCgcacaagaaagaaaatataaatggaGTGAAAAAAGGGCACTTCAAAGCAAGAAAAAAGAATGGCCTTAGCTATGGCCTTGTAGACAAAGTTTCCATATTTACTTCTCATCATTTTAAAGAATGCTTTAATCTGCTGAGCATATAGAACCTCTTAGTACGTTGGAACAATGCAATGGCAAAAAGAAATCCTAGGAAAGCCAAGGATGCCATGATAACAAAGGATAACATAAAGCAACGTGTACCAAAGCAGGAGTGATCTTCACCACCTGCTTCCTTATCGTAAATATAGCCAATAACCCTGACAGAGAAAATATATGATCCAAGAGGACATGCTATGGCTATAGTGTTGAAAATAGTACCCATATGCCTAACACCAAATATGTCCGAAGTGATTGTAGGCATTAATGACCACTGCGAACCATCACAAATACCCATTAGAATTGAACCCACATATAACATTCCAGGAAATCCAGAAGCAGTAACAAGGTGGCCAATAACTATTGTTGCTAGAGTAATAGCAATGAACAATGGTCTAGGCCAGCCTCTTGTGTGTAGTAAATAATCCGATAAATACCCAACTCCAACACGACCAAGACAATTACATATACTCCATAAAGAGATCAAATTATTCGTCTCCACAGTAGTGTAATTGAGAGATTGTCCGATTTGGCTCAAGTTGTTCATCACAGCCTGCGTAGAGCCCATTCCACATACCATTGCAATAAACAACAACCAGAAGTTTACAGTGCACATTGCTTGCAAAAGATTCATACCACCCTCTTCATCAAACAGAATTGTATGATCTAAAGCAACATTAACTTGAGCCTCACCACTAGGTAGTTCATGATATGCTAGATCCTTCGCTAAAAAAGTCTTAGACGAGGAGCCCATTGACTCAGGGTTATCCATTGAAGGATTACTCTCAAAGGAAAACATCTCTAAAAGTCTCTTGGAATCATCCTTCTGGGCTTGGATTGCAATTCCAAGAGGTGATGCAAGTAGAAGCAAAAGAAGTATAAACTTGAAAATGTGTGCCCATAATGGTAAACTGAAGATGTTTTCCAAAACTGTTATAATCATGAGATAACCAGCAATTATCAGAACAACTGCAGAGAAACAATTCAAGTGCTTCTTTTCATCACctgtgtttgttttataaattttcacCAAAAGCATAAGCACAAGGGAGATGAATGTAGGAAACAGAGCAAGCATTAGAAGGAATGTGTTTGGCTCGCCCTTGTAGAATGTGTCATATACTTGAATTAGTATTGCTCCACTAATACCAGCACATCCCTGACAAAGAGAGAAGGTAATATTACAGGCATAGCATAGCTCAAGCAAGAGGGATTACAAAAAAagccacctttttttttatttgtaaaagaaGTCATTTTTATGTCTAGTTTAAGCAATCATTTAATTAGAATTAGAAGTTTCATGAAGACCATGACTTTccacataaaaaatacaattcttAATTAGCTTGATCATTACAACAGGAAAAACGTAGTGATATTGTCAAGAATCCGGTCATATATAATACGTATGACTAATAAAGTCTAATAGTATAGTAAAACTACCGCATATCTTTGGTGCGATGATCACTttataagtataagtgtttatAGGGTATAGAGGTAAGGGtcggagttcaagtctctaagagagagttttacacatacatacacttaaa
The Quercus lobata isolate SW786 chromosome 10, ValleyOak3.0 Primary Assembly, whole genome shotgun sequence DNA segment above includes these coding regions:
- the LOC115965994 gene encoding protein NUCLEAR FUSION DEFECTIVE 4-like, coding for MVERLSNKWVATVASIWIQCSSGSYTFGVYSSVLKSSQGYDQSKLETVAVFRDIGSTAGVLSGVLYTAVTRNNYSGFCGPWLVHLAGAIQGFFGYFLMWASVVGLIQRPRLPVMCLFMLLSSHSMTFFNTANVVSGVQNFPQFSGTIVGIMKGCAGISGAILIQVYDTFYKGEPNTFLLMLALFPTFISLVLMLLVKIYKTNTGDEKKHLNCFSAVVLIIAGYLMIITVLENIFSLPLWAHIFKFILLLLLLASPLGIAIQAQKDDSKRLLEMFSFESNPSMDNPESMGSSSKTFLAKDLAYHELPSGEAQVNVALDHTILFDEEGGMNLLQAMCTVNFWLLFIAMVCGMGSTQAVMNNLSQIGQSLNYTTVETNNLISLWSICNCLGRVGVGYLSDYLLHTRGWPRPLFIAITLATIVIGHLVTASGFPGMLYVGSILMGICDGSQWSLMPTITSDIFGVRHMGTIFNTIAIACPLGSYIFSVRVIGYIYDKEAGGEDHSCFGTRCFMLSFVIMASLAFLGFLFAIALFQRTKRFYMLSRLKHSLK